In Tachysurus vachellii isolate PV-2020 chromosome 3, HZAU_Pvac_v1, whole genome shotgun sequence, one genomic interval encodes:
- the sf3a3 gene encoding splicing factor 3A subunit 3, whose amino-acid sequence MEPILEQQRRYHEELERLMDAKTKEMLHKKTTLRDQINSDHRTRAMLDRYMEVSGNLRDGYEDKDGLRKEELSAISGPNEFAEFYNRLKQIKEFHRKHPNEICVPMSVEFEELMKARDNLSEEAQNLVEFTDEEGYGRYLDLHDCYLKYINLKGSEKLEYVSYLSSFDQLFDISKDRKNAEYKRYLEMLLDYLQGYTDRVKPLLDQNDLYGKVLKDFEKKWDNGLFPGWPKEASSALTHAGAHLDLSAFSSWEELASLGLDRLKSALMALGLKCGGTLEERAQRLFSTKGKSLESLDPSLFAKNPKAKGPKKDTERNKEIGFLEAQIYEYVEILGEQRQLTHENVQRKQARTGEEREEDDEEQPSESESEDEDNEIIYNPKNLPLGWDGKPIPYWLYKLHGLNINYNCEICGNYTYRGPKAFQRHFAEWRHAHGMRCLGIPNTAHFANVTQIEDAVSLWSKLKSQKALERWQPDTEEEYEDSSGNVVNKKTYEDLKRQGLL is encoded by the exons ATGGAGCCTATTTTAGAGCAGCAGCGTCGCTACCATGAGGAGTTGGAGAGATTAATGGATGCCAAAACAAAGGAGATGCTACACAAGAAAACGACG TTGCGTGACCAGATTAATTCTGATCATCGTACGCGAGCCATGCTGGAt aggTACATGGAAGTGAGTGGAAACCTTAGAGATGGATATGAGGACAAGGATGG TTTGAGAAAGGAAGAGCTGAGCGCTATATCCGGCCCAAACGAGTTTGCTGAATTCTATAACCGTCTAAAACAGATTAAGGAATTCCACAGGAAACATCCAAATGAG ATCTGTGTGCCCATGTCGGTGGagtttgaggagctgatgaaggcTAGAGACAACCTCAGTGAGGAAGCACAGA ATCTGGTAGAGTTCACAGATGAGGAAGGGTACGGCCGATATCTAGACCTACACGACTGCTACCTGAAGTACATCAATCTAAAAGGATCAGAG AAACTGGAATACGTCTCGTATTTGTCATCCTTCGATCAGCTCTTTGATATCTCCAAAGACAGGAAGAACGCCGAGTATAAAAG GTATTTGGAGATGCTGCTGGATTACCTGCAGGGTTACACAGACCGAGTGAAGCCTCTGCTGGATCAGAACGATCTGTACGGGAAAGTGCTGAAGGATTTTGAGAAGAAGTGGGATAACGGCTTGTTTCCTGGCTGGCCT aaagAGGCTAGCAGTGCTCTGACTCACGCTGGTGCTCATCTGGACTTGTCTGCTTTCTCTTCCTGGGAG GAGTTGGCATCACTGGGTTTGGACAGGTTAAAGTCTGCTCTCATGGCTCTGGGTTTAAAGTGCGgggg CACACTGGAGGAACGAGCACAGAGACTGTTTAGCACTAAAGGGAAATCTCTGGAGTCACTGGATCCTTCTCTGTTCGCCAAAAACCCTAAAGCCAAGGGACCAAAGAA GGACACAGAACGGAACAAGGAGATCGGCTTCCTGGAGGCTCAGATTTATGAATACGTGGAGATTTTGGGG GAGCAGAGGCAGCTGACACATGAGAATGTCCAGAGGAAGCAGGCGAGGACGGGCGAGGAGCGCGAAGAGGACGACGAAGAGCAGCCtagtgagagcgagagtgaaGACGAGGACAACGAGATCATCTACAATCCCAAAAACCTGCCTCTGGGCTGGGACGGCAAG CCCATTCCTTACTGGCTCTACAAGCTTCATGGCCTAAACATCAACTACAACTGTGAAATCTGTGGGAACTACACGTACAGAGGACCTAAAGCCTTCCAGAGACACTTTGCA GAATGGAGACATGCACATGGAATGCGCTGCTTAGGCATCCCGAACACTGCCCATTTTGCCAACGTCACCCAGATTGAAGACGCCGTGTCTC ttTGGTCAAAGCTGAAGTCACAGAAGGCCTTAGAGAGGTGGCAGCCGGACACAGAG GAGGAGTATGAAGACTCCAGTGGAAACGTGGTCAACAAGAAGACCTACGAGGATCTGAAGAGACAGGGGCTGCTGTAG